In a genomic window of Corynebacterium choanae:
- a CDS encoding F0F1 ATP synthase subunit delta has product MHAASRDALGRAISQLEGMLGRSSKPVVDAAECGIELFDCVGVLDSDRALRVAVAEASTSGPQRAQLVRDVFEPHVSASTLSVLVQVASDVWSTPKELRTGLVELGRRSLLHAAKLEGQLERVEGELYQLSRILEREGRLTQLLIDRTATPRAKRSLLASVLYGKVSAITEALALQAVARPQEGPIEDIARLSELAAAIRGMKVARVTAAAPLTDEQQRTLSEQLGRIYGEKMVIHTEVDTSLLGGMVIRVGDEIIDGSTAGKLARLRAAMA; this is encoded by the coding sequence ATGCACGCAGCAAGCCGCGATGCACTAGGACGTGCCATCAGCCAGCTGGAAGGAATGCTCGGGCGTTCCTCGAAGCCGGTGGTGGACGCAGCCGAATGCGGCATCGAATTATTTGATTGTGTCGGTGTTTTGGATTCCGATCGCGCGTTGCGCGTGGCGGTTGCTGAAGCGTCGACCTCCGGCCCGCAGCGTGCGCAGCTTGTACGGGATGTGTTTGAACCCCACGTGTCAGCCTCCACGCTGTCCGTGTTGGTGCAAGTTGCATCTGACGTGTGGTCTACTCCGAAAGAATTGCGAACCGGGCTTGTTGAGCTTGGCCGCCGCTCGCTGCTGCATGCAGCAAAGCTGGAAGGTCAACTCGAGCGGGTGGAAGGGGAGCTGTATCAGCTCTCTCGCATTCTCGAACGGGAAGGCCGCTTGACACAGCTGCTCATCGATCGCACCGCAACCCCGCGGGCAAAGCGGTCGCTGTTAGCATCCGTGCTCTATGGCAAAGTGTCGGCAATTACTGAGGCTCTTGCGCTGCAGGCGGTTGCCCGCCCGCAGGAAGGTCCAATTGAAGACATTGCCCGTTTAAGCGAACTTGCCGCAGCCATCCGTGGGATGAAGGTGGCTCGAGTCACCGCTGCAGCACCACTGACGGATGAGCAACAGCGCACACTTTCCGAACAACTTGGCCGAATCTATGGCGAAAAGATGGTGATCCACACTGAGGTCGACACCAGCCTCCTCGGTGGGATGGTTATCCGCGTAGGCGATGAGATTATTGACGGCTCGACTGCCGGTAAACTCGCCCGTCTCCGCGCCGCCATGGCATAG
- a CDS encoding ATP synthase F0 subunit C, which translates to MTELILAQAAETATTYSGLGAIGYGLAAIGPGIGIGILVGKTLEGMARQPEMAGQLRTVMFLGIAFVEALALLGLVAGYLF; encoded by the coding sequence ATGACTGAATTGATTCTTGCGCAAGCTGCCGAGACCGCTACCACCTACTCGGGTCTCGGGGCTATCGGTTACGGCCTCGCTGCTATCGGCCCTGGTATCGGTATCGGCATCCTCGTTGGTAAGACCCTCGAGGGTATGGCACGTCAGCCGGAGATGGCTGGCCAGCTGCGTACCGTGATGTTCCTCGGTATCGCCTTCGTTGAAGCCCTCGCCCTGCTGGGTCTGGTCGCTGGCTACCTGTTCTAA
- the atpA gene encoding F0F1 ATP synthase subunit alpha: MAELTISSDEIRSAIANYTSSYSPEASREEVGVVISAADGIAQVSGLPSTMANELLEFPGGVIGVAQNLDTDKIGVVVLGNYETLKEGDEVKRTGEVLSIPVGDAFLGRVIDPLGAPIDGLGEIAKEEDRVLELQAPSVLQRKPVDEPLQTGIKAIDAMTPIGRGQRQLIIGDRKTGKTAVCLDTILNQKGNWESGDPTKQVRCIYVAIGQKGSTIAAIRKTLEDHGALEYTTIVAAPASDSAGFKWLAPFAGAALGQHWMYQGKHVLVIYDDLTKQAEAYRAISLLLRRPPGREAYPGDVFYLHSRLLERAAKLSDDMGAGSMTALPIIETKANDVSAFIPTNVISITDGQVFLESDLFNQGVRPAINVGVSVSRVGGAAQTKGMKKVSGSLRLDLAAYRDLEAFAAFASDLDAASKAQLERGQRLVELLKQPENQPMAVEDQMVSIWLASEGHFDNVPVEDVRRFEAELHDYLHDKARGVYDQIAGGQAFSDESKQILVKQTEAFARNFQTTDGTPVINEPDVDPLAERDLKKSKITVTRKSAKK, from the coding sequence ATGGCGGAGCTGACGATCTCCTCCGATGAGATCCGTAGCGCGATCGCGAACTACACCTCGAGCTACTCCCCGGAGGCCTCCCGTGAGGAGGTCGGCGTGGTTATTTCCGCGGCGGACGGTATCGCCCAGGTTTCGGGCCTCCCGTCTACCATGGCTAACGAGCTGCTGGAGTTTCCAGGTGGCGTGATTGGCGTCGCGCAGAACCTCGACACCGACAAGATCGGCGTCGTGGTGCTGGGTAACTACGAGACCCTCAAAGAAGGCGATGAAGTTAAGCGGACAGGCGAAGTGCTGTCCATTCCGGTCGGGGATGCGTTCCTTGGCCGCGTAATCGATCCCCTGGGTGCGCCGATTGACGGCCTGGGTGAGATTGCAAAAGAAGAGGATCGTGTCCTCGAGCTGCAGGCACCATCGGTGCTGCAGCGTAAGCCAGTTGACGAACCGCTCCAGACGGGTATTAAGGCTATTGACGCCATGACCCCGATTGGGCGCGGTCAGCGTCAGCTCATTATTGGTGACCGTAAGACCGGTAAGACCGCGGTCTGCCTGGACACCATTTTGAACCAGAAGGGGAACTGGGAATCCGGCGACCCGACGAAGCAGGTGCGGTGTATCTACGTCGCTATCGGCCAAAAGGGTTCGACCATTGCGGCTATCCGCAAGACGCTGGAAGATCACGGTGCCCTGGAGTACACCACCATTGTGGCAGCTCCAGCATCCGATTCGGCCGGTTTTAAGTGGCTGGCACCATTTGCCGGTGCAGCGTTAGGCCAGCACTGGATGTACCAGGGCAAGCATGTGTTGGTGATTTACGATGATCTCACCAAGCAGGCTGAAGCTTATCGTGCGATCTCCCTGTTGCTGCGTCGCCCGCCAGGCCGTGAAGCCTATCCTGGTGACGTCTTCTACCTGCACTCCCGTCTGCTCGAGCGTGCGGCAAAGCTCAGCGACGACATGGGTGCCGGTTCGATGACCGCTCTGCCAATTATCGAAACCAAGGCCAATGACGTCTCCGCGTTCATCCCGACCAACGTGATCTCCATCACCGACGGTCAGGTGTTCCTCGAGTCCGACCTGTTCAACCAGGGTGTCCGACCGGCTATTAACGTCGGTGTGTCGGTGTCTCGTGTTGGTGGTGCCGCCCAGACCAAGGGCATGAAGAAGGTCTCCGGTAGCTTGCGTCTGGATCTTGCGGCCTACCGTGACCTGGAAGCGTTCGCTGCGTTCGCCTCTGACCTCGATGCTGCATCGAAGGCACAGCTGGAACGCGGCCAGCGTCTCGTGGAACTGCTCAAGCAGCCAGAAAACCAGCCAATGGCTGTGGAAGATCAGATGGTCAGCATCTGGCTGGCTTCCGAAGGCCACTTCGACAACGTTCCCGTCGAAGATGTCCGTCGCTTCGAAGCTGAGCTGCACGACTATCTGCATGACAAGGCACGTGGTGTCTACGATCAGATCGCTGGTGGTCAAGCCTTCAGCGACGAGTCCAAGCAGATTCTGGTCAAGCAAACCGAGGCATTTGCCCGGAACTTCCAGACCACTGACGGCACCCCGGTGATCAACGAACCTGACGTTGATCCGCTGGCCGAGCGTGACCTGAAGAAGTCCAAGATCACGGTTACCCGTAAGTCTGCCAAGAAGTAG
- the prfA gene encoding peptide chain release factor 1: MEAQVSAVDDILAEYQGLEMQLSDPELHNDQAAARKVGKRFAELQPIVNVHKELVQTREDCETAKEMGREDSEFAAEAERLAERVVELEEQLADLLAPRDPHDGEDIIMEIKSGAGGEEAALFAGELARMYQRYAERHGFAYEVLGVSESDLGGVKDLTMSIRSKQPSRDGAWSVFKFEGGVHRVQRVPVTESQGRIQTSAAGVLVYPEPDEVEEVTIDEKDIRVDVYRSSGKGGQGVNTTDSAVRITHLPSGIVVTCQKERSQIQNKARAMQVLAARLQQLAEEEADREAAEGRAAQIRTIDRSERIRTYNWPENRISDHRIGYKANNLDTVLNGGMEDLFTALQTAERNARLEAE, translated from the coding sequence ATGGAAGCCCAAGTATCAGCAGTAGACGATATTCTTGCTGAATATCAAGGTCTGGAAATGCAGCTGTCCGATCCGGAGCTGCACAATGATCAAGCCGCTGCCCGGAAAGTGGGGAAACGCTTCGCCGAGCTGCAGCCGATCGTCAACGTGCACAAAGAGCTTGTGCAAACCCGGGAAGACTGCGAAACAGCTAAAGAGATGGGTCGGGAAGACAGCGAATTCGCCGCCGAGGCGGAACGGCTGGCTGAGCGCGTCGTCGAATTAGAGGAGCAGCTCGCCGATCTGCTCGCACCGCGTGATCCGCATGATGGGGAAGACATCATCATGGAGATCAAATCTGGTGCCGGTGGGGAAGAGGCAGCCCTGTTCGCTGGTGAGCTGGCGCGCATGTATCAGCGCTACGCTGAGCGACACGGATTTGCCTATGAAGTGTTGGGTGTCAGCGAATCTGATCTTGGTGGCGTGAAAGACCTCACCATGTCGATTCGTTCCAAGCAGCCTTCCCGTGACGGGGCCTGGTCGGTATTCAAATTTGAAGGTGGCGTGCACCGTGTGCAGCGCGTCCCTGTCACCGAATCCCAGGGGCGCATTCAAACTTCGGCGGCTGGTGTGCTGGTGTATCCAGAACCTGACGAAGTTGAAGAAGTCACCATTGACGAAAAAGATATCCGAGTCGATGTGTACCGGTCATCCGGCAAGGGCGGCCAGGGAGTGAACACCACCGACTCGGCGGTGCGTATTACCCACCTGCCGTCGGGAATTGTGGTGACCTGTCAAAAGGAACGCTCACAGATTCAAAACAAGGCTCGTGCCATGCAGGTGTTGGCAGCCCGGCTGCAACAGTTAGCGGAAGAAGAAGCCGATCGGGAAGCCGCCGAAGGGCGTGCTGCTCAGATCCGGACTATTGACCGCTCCGAGCGAATCCGCACCTATAACTGGCCAGAAAACCGGATTAGCGATCACCGCATCGGATATAAAGCCAACAATCTTGACACCGTCCTCAACGGTGGCATGGAGGATCTGTTTACCGCGCTACAGACCGCTGAGCGTAATGCTCGTCTGGAAGCCGAATAG
- the atpB gene encoding F0F1 ATP synthase subunit A gives MALKGHFHEPDLDKEFFPGFIKDGLPHNLFFSDFANGYFAIDRLMFVRILMTVLLALFFVLAMRKPQIVPKGLQNVGEIALDFVRLHVAEEILGKKEGRRFLPVLATIFFLVLAGNLPSVIPGLNVSPNARVGMPLTLAILSYVVFIYAGAKKHGFFHFVKASVVIPGLPGWLYPLVILIEAFSTFVLRPVTLTIRLMANMLAGHLILVLLFAATNFFVWQLNAWTLLGGATLIAGMAFSLFELLVIFLQAYIFALLTAVYIELSLHADEH, from the coding sequence CTGGCTTTGAAAGGCCACTTTCACGAGCCTGATCTGGACAAAGAATTTTTCCCGGGTTTCATCAAAGATGGCCTCCCGCACAATCTGTTCTTTTCAGATTTCGCAAATGGCTACTTTGCTATCGACCGTCTGATGTTTGTTCGCATCTTGATGACGGTGCTGCTTGCGCTGTTCTTCGTGCTTGCCATGAGGAAGCCGCAAATCGTACCAAAGGGGCTGCAGAATGTTGGAGAGATCGCTCTCGACTTTGTGCGGCTCCATGTCGCTGAGGAAATTCTCGGCAAGAAGGAAGGCCGCCGGTTCCTGCCGGTGCTTGCCACCATCTTCTTCTTGGTGTTGGCAGGTAACCTTCCCTCGGTTATTCCTGGATTAAACGTCTCGCCAAACGCCCGTGTCGGTATGCCACTGACACTGGCGATTTTGTCGTATGTGGTCTTTATTTATGCAGGTGCGAAGAAGCATGGCTTCTTCCACTTCGTGAAGGCTTCGGTCGTGATTCCTGGTTTGCCGGGCTGGCTGTACCCATTGGTGATCCTCATTGAAGCGTTTTCCACCTTCGTGCTGCGTCCCGTCACGCTGACCATCCGTTTGATGGCCAATATGCTGGCTGGCCACTTGATTTTGGTGCTGCTGTTTGCGGCGACCAACTTCTTTGTGTGGCAGCTCAATGCGTGGACTCTGCTCGGTGGGGCAACCCTGATCGCCGGTATGGCATTCAGCTTGTTCGAGCTGCTGGTGATTTTCCTGCAGGCCTATATTTTCGCACTGCTGACTGCAGTGTATATCGAACTGTCCCTGCACGCGGACGAACATTAA
- the rho gene encoding transcription termination factor Rho: MTTTQAQDLAKLTIPALRALAQERGIRGTSGKRKGELIAMLSGQTPAVGDSSPRRSTRRRASAESAEAEQAAPATNRSRRRAGADEQAESAAPSAGSESADNSGEQQRGPRTRRRVRRDDNDRRGTAKDDNATGDDRKAEAGDAARPEQDQSRGDSNDRDNQDRGGRTRRRSSRSRDDQTDREDNANSREQDNDRSEEQDGDDSQRFESRSAARRARRNRQRGQGNNRRRDNDQDNDNRSRNNRDRDRDRDRDRDDDSRDRRGRRNRDRDEDRRSRRGRRDRRGRNRDNASNPTEIREDDVLQAVGGIVDIIDGNVAFLRTAGYHAGPSDVFIPNQLIKKSGLRSGDAVTGQVKAPREGQSLQTYGTGRNRGKYNSLVRVDTINGQTPEEVADRPQFAKLTPLYPNQRLRLETDAKVLTTRVIDLIMPIGKGQRALIVSPPKAGKTTILQNIANAIATNNPECYLMVVLVDERPEEVTDMERSVRGEVIASTFDRPPSEHTAVAELAIERAKRLVEQGKDVVVLLDSITRLGRAYNNSSPASGRILSGGVDSNALYPPKRFLGAARNIENGGSLTIIATAMVETGSAGDTVIFEEFKGTGNAELKLDRKISERRVFPAVDVNPSGTRKDELLLVPEEARIMHKLRRILSALDSQQAIDLLIKQLKKTKSNSEFMMQIASSATMAAVESEEDYS; the protein is encoded by the coding sequence GTGACAACCACTCAAGCCCAAGATTTGGCGAAACTAACTATTCCTGCGCTTCGGGCACTCGCCCAGGAGCGGGGAATTCGTGGTACTTCCGGTAAACGGAAGGGCGAACTTATCGCCATGTTGTCGGGTCAAACCCCGGCTGTAGGCGACAGCTCGCCACGGCGCAGCACCCGCCGGCGGGCAAGCGCGGAGAGCGCAGAAGCAGAGCAGGCTGCACCGGCTACGAACCGATCACGCCGCCGGGCAGGAGCAGATGAACAAGCTGAATCTGCTGCGCCTTCGGCTGGTTCGGAATCTGCCGACAACAGTGGTGAACAGCAGCGTGGTCCGCGGACACGTCGTCGGGTTCGGCGTGACGACAACGATCGTCGCGGCACCGCGAAAGATGACAACGCCACTGGTGATGATCGGAAGGCAGAGGCTGGCGATGCAGCCCGCCCAGAACAAGACCAGTCCCGCGGCGACAGCAATGATCGCGACAACCAAGACCGTGGCGGCCGTACCCGGCGCCGCTCTTCCCGCAGCCGCGACGACCAGACTGATCGGGAAGATAACGCTAACTCTCGGGAGCAGGATAACGACCGCTCTGAAGAGCAAGACGGCGATGATTCGCAGCGCTTCGAATCACGATCTGCTGCACGCCGGGCTCGTCGGAACCGGCAGCGGGGACAAGGCAATAACCGTCGCCGTGACAACGATCAGGACAACGACAATCGGTCACGCAACAACCGTGACCGTGACCGTGATCGGGATCGTGACCGCGACGATGATTCCCGGGATCGGCGGGGTCGCCGCAATCGGGATCGCGACGAAGATCGTCGATCCCGCCGTGGCCGCCGTGATCGCCGAGGCCGCAATCGTGACAACGCATCGAATCCCACCGAGATTCGGGAAGATGACGTGTTGCAGGCAGTCGGCGGCATCGTCGACATTATTGACGGCAACGTGGCATTCTTGCGTACCGCCGGTTACCATGCCGGCCCGTCGGATGTGTTCATCCCGAACCAACTGATCAAAAAATCGGGGCTGCGTTCCGGTGATGCGGTAACCGGTCAGGTGAAAGCGCCACGCGAAGGCCAATCGCTGCAAACCTACGGCACCGGCCGCAACCGCGGAAAATACAATTCGCTTGTCCGGGTGGACACCATCAACGGTCAAACCCCAGAGGAAGTCGCCGATCGGCCGCAATTCGCGAAGCTCACCCCGCTGTATCCAAATCAGCGGCTTCGCCTAGAAACCGATGCCAAGGTGCTCACCACCCGCGTGATCGATCTGATCATGCCTATCGGTAAGGGGCAGCGTGCATTGATCGTTTCCCCACCGAAGGCTGGTAAGACGACAATCCTGCAGAACATTGCCAACGCTATCGCGACCAACAACCCTGAGTGCTATCTCATGGTGGTGCTGGTGGATGAACGTCCCGAAGAAGTCACTGACATGGAACGTTCGGTGCGCGGCGAAGTGATTGCCTCCACCTTCGACCGGCCGCCAAGCGAACACACGGCTGTTGCTGAACTGGCCATTGAGCGTGCAAAACGTCTCGTCGAACAGGGCAAAGATGTCGTTGTGCTGCTCGACTCGATCACCCGTCTGGGTCGTGCCTACAACAACTCGTCTCCTGCGTCAGGGCGTATTCTCTCCGGTGGTGTTGACTCTAATGCGCTCTACCCACCGAAGCGCTTCTTGGGCGCTGCCCGCAATATTGAAAATGGTGGATCATTAACCATTATCGCCACCGCCATGGTCGAAACCGGGTCTGCCGGCGACACTGTGATCTTCGAAGAGTTCAAGGGCACCGGTAACGCTGAACTGAAACTCGACCGGAAGATCTCCGAGCGTCGCGTCTTCCCTGCAGTGGATGTGAATCCTTCCGGCACCCGGAAAGATGAACTGCTGCTCGTGCCGGAAGAAGCCCGGATTATGCACAAGCTGCGCCGGATCCTGTCGGCACTCGACAGTCAGCAGGCCATTGATTTGCTCATCAAACAGCTGAAGAAAACCAAGTCGAACAGTGAGTTTATGATGCAGATCGCGTCATCGGCGACGATGGCAGCCGTCGAAAGTGAAGAGGACTACTCGTAA
- a CDS encoding MraY family glycosyltransferase has product MGTGAVGVPLRELGIVLLVGVITTYLTTGLIRAAIIRSGWIDNPRQRDVHHTPMPRLGGVAMFSGFLVSVYVAHQLPALTRAFQPITPEMDAVVIGGFIIVLVGVIDDLWDLDAVTKLLGQFLGALVMSSMGLSWTISYWPGQSLIILDRASSMLVTALVTVTLINAINFVDGLDGLAAGIAGIAGFSLFCLALVALHDQGGAVAGYPPAIIAAALVGICAGFLPHNFHPSRIFMGDSGAMLLGFLLAATATSLTGKINQGMYGPADTKAMIGPVIAVLVILCIPIADLVLAVLRRTLKGQSPFQADSMHLHHRLLRIGHSHRRVVVVIYCWAILFGSGAVLYPLLPFAGFCVVMLIGAAGAIFVTFETVVRDWPASRRRQRPPRPSPTRSGIGRFAPPNK; this is encoded by the coding sequence ATGGGTACCGGCGCGGTCGGGGTGCCCCTGCGTGAGCTTGGCATTGTGCTGCTCGTTGGGGTGATAACGACCTATTTGACCACTGGCCTGATCAGGGCGGCAATTATCCGATCCGGATGGATCGATAATCCGCGACAGCGCGACGTGCACCATACCCCCATGCCGCGACTGGGTGGGGTGGCGATGTTTTCCGGATTTCTGGTGAGCGTCTATGTGGCACATCAACTGCCAGCACTTACCCGGGCGTTTCAGCCGATCACCCCGGAGATGGATGCGGTGGTCATTGGCGGATTTATTATTGTGCTGGTCGGAGTTATTGACGATCTGTGGGATTTGGATGCTGTCACCAAGCTGCTCGGCCAGTTTCTCGGTGCGCTGGTGATGAGCTCAATGGGGTTAAGCTGGACAATCAGCTATTGGCCAGGGCAATCCCTGATCATTCTCGACCGGGCAAGTTCGATGCTGGTGACCGCTCTTGTGACAGTCACGTTGATTAACGCCATCAACTTCGTGGATGGACTTGATGGGTTAGCGGCCGGTATTGCCGGTATAGCTGGCTTTTCACTGTTTTGTTTAGCACTGGTAGCTCTGCATGACCAGGGTGGGGCAGTGGCAGGCTATCCGCCAGCTATTATTGCTGCCGCATTGGTGGGAATATGTGCCGGGTTTTTACCGCATAATTTTCATCCCTCTCGGATTTTTATGGGGGATTCTGGGGCGATGCTGCTGGGTTTTCTGCTTGCCGCAACAGCAACCTCCCTCACTGGCAAAATTAATCAGGGCATGTATGGTCCGGCCGACACGAAGGCAATGATCGGTCCGGTGATCGCAGTGTTGGTGATTTTGTGCATTCCAATCGCCGATTTGGTGTTAGCGGTGCTTCGCCGCACACTGAAAGGCCAGTCGCCATTCCAAGCGGATTCGATGCATTTACATCACCGCCTCTTGCGTATTGGCCACTCCCATCGGCGGGTGGTGGTGGTGATCTACTGTTGGGCGATACTCTTCGGATCGGGTGCGGTGCTTTATCCGCTGCTGCCATTTGCTGGTTTCTGCGTGGTGATGCTCATCGGTGCTGCAGGGGCGATCTTTGTCACATTTGAAACTGTGGTTCGTGACTGGCCTGCATCCCGCCGCCGGCAGCGGCCGCCTCGCCCGTCGCCCACCCGCAGCGGGATCGGCCGTTTCGCGCCGCCGAATAAGTAG
- a CDS encoding N5-glutamine methyltransferase family protein, producing MEHKLCRTLTSGELTRLQQLADPTLTVNQARMVLTALFTDAGIASPAVDARLLLAHLLDIAPLELVFVGDQPAPAGLVEAARLRASRIPLQHIVGTADFAGLLLAVGDGAFIPRPETELVVDWVVRDCQEHHLANPIIVDLCTGPATILCALQQALPAETLIGVEQSAAALGYARQNVATYAPQATLIHGDVTRGSLLDTLADVVGRVDVVVSNPPYVPLATAVDFEVTHDPTTAVFAEDSGMSVIAGMMPQIEALLRPAGRVSIEHDDSHREAMHRLLEQRGCFEAICTHRDLADRDRFTTASKHQ from the coding sequence ATGGAACACAAGCTTTGCCGGACGCTCACATCTGGTGAACTTACCCGCCTGCAACAGCTCGCTGACCCGACATTGACTGTCAACCAGGCACGCATGGTGCTTACCGCGTTATTTACCGATGCCGGGATTGCATCGCCTGCAGTTGATGCCCGCCTACTGTTGGCACATTTACTCGACATTGCCCCGTTGGAGCTGGTGTTTGTCGGCGATCAGCCTGCACCAGCGGGTCTGGTGGAAGCCGCCCGCCTGCGAGCCAGCCGTATTCCCTTGCAGCATATTGTTGGGACTGCGGATTTTGCCGGGTTACTACTTGCCGTCGGAGATGGCGCGTTTATTCCCCGCCCCGAGACTGAATTGGTCGTCGATTGGGTGGTCCGTGACTGTCAGGAGCATCATCTCGCCAACCCGATCATTGTGGATTTGTGCACCGGTCCTGCGACGATTTTGTGCGCACTGCAGCAGGCACTCCCTGCGGAAACGCTGATTGGGGTGGAGCAGTCGGCTGCAGCGCTAGGCTATGCGCGTCAAAATGTTGCCACCTATGCGCCCCAGGCCACACTGATACACGGCGATGTCACTCGTGGCTCTTTGCTCGATACACTTGCTGATGTCGTGGGACGGGTCGATGTAGTGGTGAGCAATCCACCATATGTGCCGCTGGCAACAGCCGTTGATTTTGAGGTAACCCACGATCCGACCACCGCGGTGTTTGCGGAAGATTCCGGTATGTCGGTTATTGCCGGCATGATGCCGCAAATAGAGGCGCTGCTTCGCCCAGCTGGGCGGGTAAGTATTGAACACGATGACAGTCATCGCGAAGCGATGCACCGTCTGCTGGAGCAACGAGGGTGCTTCGAAGCTATTTGCACCCATCGCGACCTGGCAGATCGTGATCGATTCACCACTGCGAGCAAACACCAATAA
- a CDS encoding L-threonylcarbamoyladenylate synthase translates to MSRLFSCANPDDREAGITIAAESVKDGGLVVLPTDTLYGLGVDAFNNEAVSKLLATKRRGPDMPVPVLVGSWSTIRGLVREYSTYTRLLVEAFWPGGLSIVVPQAPSLPWNLGNTQGTVMLRMPLHPVAISLLQKTGPMAVSSANISGEPPATNIAAAQAQLGEAVDVYLDGGECPVGTPSTIVDVSTGQVRILREGAVPRERIAAALSLQPDQIG, encoded by the coding sequence ATGAGCAGGCTTTTTTCATGTGCTAACCCGGATGATCGGGAAGCTGGCATCACCATTGCTGCTGAATCGGTCAAAGACGGTGGACTGGTAGTGCTGCCCACCGATACGCTCTACGGCCTGGGTGTTGATGCGTTCAACAATGAAGCTGTAAGCAAGCTACTGGCCACTAAACGTCGCGGACCGGATATGCCGGTGCCAGTGCTCGTCGGATCCTGGTCGACCATCCGGGGACTGGTGCGGGAATATTCCACCTATACCCGACTGCTGGTGGAAGCATTTTGGCCAGGTGGACTGTCTATCGTGGTACCCCAAGCACCATCGCTGCCGTGGAATCTTGGTAACACCCAAGGAACGGTGATGCTCCGCATGCCGCTGCATCCGGTGGCGATTAGCCTGCTGCAAAAAACCGGCCCGATGGCCGTGTCGAGCGCCAACATTTCCGGGGAACCGCCAGCGACAAATATTGCCGCCGCCCAGGCGCAGCTGGGGGAGGCGGTAGATGTGTATCTTGACGGTGGGGAATGCCCTGTTGGCACTCCTTCCACTATCGTTGATGTCTCCACAGGACAGGTTCGTATTTTGCGGGAAGGTGCAGTGCCCCGAGAGCGGATTGCTGCTGCGTTGAGTCTGCAACCCGACCAGATCGGATAG
- a CDS encoding F0F1 ATP synthase subunit B — MTEVFTYLAEGAEGASTLPLEHGNSPLLPMPYDMVWSAICMLVILLLFWKYVLPKFNAVLDQREESIAGSIARAEAAQAEAKAALEKYNAQLAEGRAEANAIREDARARGKQIIEEAKVQAAEEQNRIIALGEKQLHAERERVVAELRKEMGTNSISLAERLLGAELDDSVKRGGTIDRFLADLDYVAPAGK; from the coding sequence ATGACTGAGGTCTTTACCTACTTGGCGGAGGGCGCCGAGGGAGCTTCGACTCTGCCATTGGAACATGGCAACTCCCCGCTGCTGCCCATGCCTTACGACATGGTCTGGTCCGCGATCTGCATGCTCGTTATTCTGCTGCTCTTCTGGAAGTATGTGCTTCCGAAGTTCAATGCAGTACTCGATCAGCGCGAAGAGTCGATTGCTGGCTCTATCGCCCGTGCAGAAGCAGCTCAGGCAGAAGCAAAGGCTGCGCTGGAGAAGTACAACGCGCAGCTTGCTGAAGGCCGTGCCGAAGCCAATGCAATCCGTGAGGATGCACGCGCTCGTGGCAAGCAGATTATCGAGGAAGCTAAGGTGCAAGCAGCGGAAGAACAAAACCGCATCATTGCACTGGGTGAAAAGCAGCTGCACGCTGAGCGTGAGCGCGTGGTCGCCGAACTCCGCAAGGAGATGGGTACCAATTCGATCAGCCTCGCCGAGCGGCTGCTCGGTGCCGAACTTGACGATAGCGTCAAGCGTGGCGGCACGATCGATCGCTTCCTTGCCGATCTCGATTACGTGGCCCCGGCCGGAAAGTGA